The Sorangiineae bacterium MSr11954 DNA segment TGAGGCGGTCGCCGATGGCTTTGTGGCAGAGCACAGCGGCCACCGAGGAGTCCACGCCGCCCGAGAGGCCGCACACGGCGTGCTCGTCGGGACCCACCCGATCGCGGATGGCGGCGATGGCTTCGTCGGTCCACGAGCCCGGGGTCCACGTGGGCGAGAGGCCCGTGACGTCGAAGAGGAACGACGCGAGGATGTCGCTGCCCCGCGGGGTGTGAACCACCTCGGGGTGGAACTGCAGCCCGTAGACCTTGCGCTCGACATTTCCGAAGGCGCAGAAGGCGGTGTTGCCCGACACGCCGATGGTGGTGAAGCCCGGCGGAAGGGCCACGATGCGATCGCCGTGCGACATCCACACGTCGAGGGTCTCGCGCTTGGAGAAGCGATGGAAGATGCCCTCGGGCCGCTCGACCACCACCCGGGCGGCGCCGTATTCGCGCGCGGGGGCGTGCTCGACCTTGCCGCCGAGCGATTGGGCGATGAGGTTCGACCCGTAGCAGATGCCGAGAACCGGGACCCCGAGATCGAAGACGCGGGGATCGCCGAGGGGAGCGCCTTCGTCGTAGGTGCTGGAGGGGCCGCCCGAGAGGATGACCGCCCGCGGTGCCATCGCCCGTACCTTCTCGATGGGAAGCGTGCACGGGTGTATTTCGCAATAAACGCGCTGCTCGCGAATCCTTCGCGCAATGAGCTGCGTGTACTGCGAGCCGAAGTCGAGAATGAGGACCAGCTCGCGTTTTTCGCTCTTCACGAGCTGCGGCATAGCAAGAGCCTCGGCGCAGGTCCACGCTGTGTTACGGAAGAGGGCATGGTCCCTGACTTAATGATTGCCGTGGCCCATACAGGCCCCGTGCCGGTTCCACTCCCGCGGTACCAAACAGCGGGGTCGGCAGGACTGGACCTGGTGGCTGCGCTCGAAAAACCCCTGCGGATCAAGCCGCTGGAGCGGGTTCTGGTGCCCACGGGCTTGCGCTTTGCCATTCCTCCCCAATTCGAAGGGCAAGTGCGCCCGCGCTCGGGCCTGGCATTCGAGCATGGGCTGACCATCCTCAACGCGCCCGGGACCATCGACTCGGACTACCGCGGTGAGGTGAAGGTGCTGCTCGTCAACCTCGGCGCCAAAGCCGTCACCCTGTTGCCGTTGGACCGCATCGCGCAGCTGGTCATTGCCCCGGTGGCGCGGGCGCAGCTGGTGGAGACCGAGGCGCTCGACGACACCGCGCGCGGCCATGGGGGATACGGCTCGACGGGCACCTCGTAAACCGACCGCGCGCGCGCCGGCGCGCGATGCGGTCGCTCGAAGGTCTTCGTGGAGCTCTGCGGGGCTCGAAGGTGAGCAGCGAAAGCGGATGTAGGATTGATGCACGACGACGATTTTTCGCGCGCGCGAAGGCGAGCGTAGTTACACTTTAAGTTTGGAAAATATGGGCGAAATCCCGCTCGTTGGGTCGAAGATTCGAGGATGGCGTTTGGCGCGGTTGCTTGGGGTGGGCCCCGTCTCGGCAGCCTATGAGGTTTATTCGGGAGACGAAGGGCGCGGCGAGCACGCGGTGCTCAAGCTCTGCACAGTAGAGGATAAGGACGCGCAGCGGCTCTTCTTGCGTGGGGTGTATGCGGCCAACCGCTTCCGCCACCCGCGGGTGGTGCCCATCACGCAAGATGGGGTGGACGAGAACGGGGCGCCGTTCGTCATTCGCCCTTGGCTCGAGGCCCGCTCGCTGGCGGCGGTCGCGGCCGAGCGCACGCTCACGGAGCACGAGGTCCTCCGCATGGGGGAGCAGCTGCTCGATGCGCTCGAGATGGCCCATGCGCACGGCATCACGCACGGTGCGCTCACACCGACGAACCTGCTTCTAACCCCCAACGGCTCGGTCCGCCTCTGCGATTTCGCCATGACGCCCTCGCTCAGCCTCGAGGGCCCCTCCGGCCGCGCCAGCCATGCCGATGCACGCGACCGGTTGGCCGAAATGCGGGTGAGCGCCTTTACCGCGCCGGAGCGAAGCAGCTGGCAGGGCGCGCGCGCCACCGAGGCGGGGGACGTTTGGTCGGTGGGCGCATGCATGTACTTTGCACTTTGCAAACGGTCGCCGAAGGGCGAGAGCGCCAACGACGATCTTTTGCGCGACCTTCCAAACATCTCGAAGGCGACGGTCGCCATCCTGCATCACGCGCTCAACCCCAACCCGCACGACCGCTACGAGAGCGCCTACGCCATGCTGGGCGACGTACGGCGGGCCATGTCGGGGCGGCGGCCGAAGCTTTCGTTCGCGGAAAAGCCGATCCCCTCCGGTGGTTACCGCTCGCTTGCCGCGCTCACCCCGCCTTTGGGGCAGCCCGTCGATGCGGCGCTTGCCCGCATTGGGCGGCCGTCGATCGCCGATCAGGAGGTGCGGGCCATCCAGCGGCGCGGGAACGTGGCGTTGGTCCTTGCGATCGTGACGTTGGTCGGGGTCGCGACCTTCGTGATGGTGCGGGAGAAGCTCGCCGACCAACACGTTCGCGAATCGCCTGCGGCGCATTAGTACCCGACGACACGGCGACAGGCGCGCCGCGCCCGCGAGGAGGCGCCCGCCATCTGGTGCACGAACGGACCGACCGCGTGCGGGCGCTGCTCTCGCCGGCCCCGTCTCGCCGGTGGTCGTGGCCGCCGGTGGTCGTGGCCGCCGGTGGTCGTCGCCGCCGGTAGTCGTCGCCGCCGAGCGCCCCGTTCGAACGTTCTCGAGCCCGCAGAACGGCGCACGTGCGCTGCTCCCGTTGGACGGCATCGACGATGACGCGGCCGCGCTCTCGGACGCCGAGCTCGAGATGGCGCGGGCGAGCTTCGAAGGGAGCCAAGACATTCCGCGGGGCCGCCCGGGCCGAGGCGGCGTTTACTCCTCTCCCGCCTGCCGCCGCCGGTACGCGGCCATTTTGCTTCGGGCGCTGCACGCGTCGCTGCAGTAGCAGCGGGAGCCGTTGCGGGTGAAGTCGGCGTAGACGCGGTCGCAGGCGTGCGCTTCGCAGACGCCGAAGCGTTTCTGTCCATAGGTGTCCATCATGAGGGCGAGGCCCACGGCCAGCTCGCCGGCCAGCGATTCCACGGCGGTGAGCCCGTGCCCGTGGAAGTGCAGGTGAAAAGGCTCGTCGAAGTCGTCCGTGAGGTACGGGCGGGTTCGGTAGCGGCGCATCAGCACATTGAGGACCGCCGCCGCCTCCGCCGGCGTTTGCGCCGTGAAGGCCGCGCGCAACGCGTTGGCCACGCGCGTCAGGCGGGCGCCTGCCTTGGGGACGTCCGCCAGCATGGCCGACCATGGGGGGCTGAGATGCTCGGAGAAGCGCCGGCGCAAGGTGCGGCCCTTTGCGGGCTCGTAGGGGTGCGACTGGCGCTCGCCCGGGGTGGCGAGGTTGACCAGCTCGACAGCGAAGGTGGCTTGCCGCCGCATGTTACGGGCTAAATCCATTTTGGAGGTTGCCAGGTGAAGGGGTCGACGTTACGTCCATGGTGAGTTTAGACCGTAACGAGAACCGATGCCCACCTATCGTGCCCTCCTCGCGCGAAAGGGCGTGGTGCGCCTGTTTGGGGCCGCTGCGCTCAGCCGCATCACCACGTCCATGTTCGGGCTGTCCGTGCTCCTGGCGGTGCTGCATGCGCGCGGCTCGTACGCGGCGGCCGGCTCCGTCCTGACGTGCCACGCCCTCGCGCTCGCGCTCTGCGCGCCCGTGAGCGGGCGGCTCGCCGATCGATTCGGCCCTAGGCCCGCGCTCTCGGTCGCCATCGCCGTGCATGCGATGGGCTATGTCGCGCTCCTCGCCGCGCTGCGCGCCAACGCTCCGTTCCCGCACCTCGCGCTCGCGGCCATGGTCACGGGCGCCAGCACCCCGCCGGCGTCACCCATCACGCGCGCGCAGTGGCCGTCGCGGATCCCCGCCGACAGCCTTCGCGCCATCTACGCCATGGACGCGGCGCTCAACTCGGCCGCCTTCGTCGCCGGCCCGCTGGTCGTCGCCGCGCTCACGCTCGCCGTCTCGCCGCACGCCACGCTCGCCCTGGCGGCGTGCGCCAAAATCGCAGGCGATTGCTTGCTCGCGACCAGCCCGACGCTCGCCCGCGTCGCGCCCACCGCGAGCGCCCGCATCGAGCCCCGTGCGCCCGCGGGGCTCGAGCCCGACCCCCGCGCCGCGCCCCGTGCGCACGACGGCAGACGGCATGGCCTGCGGCGGCTCGTGGGCCCCGTCGCCGAGCCGCAGGTGTTCCTGCTCCTGGGCATCACCGCGCTCGACACCTTCGGCTTTGGCGCGATGCACGTGGGCGGCGCCATCGTGGCCCATGGTGAAGGCGCGGCGGGGCTCTTGAGCAGCGCCTTGGCGGTGGGGGAGGTCGCCGGCGGCCTGGCGTTCGGCGCGCGCACCTGGGCGGGCACCGCGCGCGCGCAGCTGACGGCGCTTCATCTCGCGACGGGGGCGCTGCTCGCGGGGATGAGCGCCGTGCGGGGTTTCGCGGGGCTCGGCGTTCTCTATTTCGCCTGCGGCCTGCTCGCCGGCGCACGCGATAGCCTCGACCAGATGGCGCTGGGCGACGCGGCGCCCGCGGGGTACCGCACGGAGACGTTCGCGTGGCTCGCGACCTTCATGTGGACCGGGTACGGCGCCGGCACCTTCGTGAGCGGCCAGCTGCAAGCCCGCGCCGGAACGACCGCCGTTTACCTCGCCGCCGCCCTCGCGGGCCTGCTCGCCGCGCTCTTGGCCACGCGGCTGCGCGCGCTCAGCCCTCGCCCCGCTTGATGGCGAAGGCGCGGATCTTCTTGTGCAGGTTGGTGCGCTCCACCCCCAAAATCACGGCCGTGCGTGAGATGTTCCACCCGGTGAGCTTCAAGGTGTCCACGATATACTTGCGCTCCGAGTACTCGCGGAACTCGCGCAAGGTCATGTAGCTGCCGGGGACGGGCGGGGGACCCGACGGCGAGTGCTCGTCGTGATCGTGATCGCCCTCGGGCGAGGCGGGGAGGATCGACGGCGACTCGGCGCCCGCCGGCTCGGGGGCGTCTTCCTCGCCGAAGGGGCTCTCGTGCGGATCTTCCGGCAGATCGGCGATGGTGACCCGGTCGCCGGAGAGGATGGCCATGCGCTCGACGACGTTCTTCAGCTCGCGCACGTTGCCGGGCCATTTGCGGGCGATGAGCGCGCGCACGACCTCGGGATCGATGGGCTTCTCCTTGGTGCCGTTCTCGCGCGCGAAGGCCTTCATGAAGGCCGCGGCCAAGAGCGGGATGTCCTCCACGCGCTCGCGCAGGGCGGGGCTGCGGATGGGGAACACGTTGAGGCGGAAGAACAGATCTTCGCGGAAGGTCTGGCGCTCCACCGCCTTGGAGAGGTCTTTGTTCGTCGCCGCCAGCACGCGCACGTCCACGTGCATCACGTGCTCGCTGCCGACCCGGGAGATCTCGCCCGATTGGAGCGCGCGAAGCACCTTGGCCTGGGCGACCAGGTCCATGTCGCCGATCTCGTCGAGGAAGAGGGTGCCGCCGTGGGCCTGCTCGAAGAAGCCGCGCTTGCGCGCCTGCGCGCCGGTGAAGGCGCCGCGCTCGTGGCCGAAAAGCTCGCTCTCGATGAGCTCGCGCGGGATGGCGGCGCAGTTCACCTTGACGAATGGGCCGTCCGTTCGCGGGCTCAATCGGTGGATGGCGCGCGAGATGAGCTCCTTGCCGGTGCCGCTCTCGCCCGTGATGAGGACCCCCGCCTTGGTCGGCGCCACCTTTTCGATGTCGTGGAACAAGCGGCCCATGGCGGGGGCCTGCCCGATCATCTCGTAGCGCTGCGACTGCAGGCGCGTGACCTCGGCCAGGGCGCGGCGCGTTTGGGCGGCCTCGAGGACGTTCTTGACGCTGACCAGCACGCGCTCGCGGGCGAGGGGCTTCTCGAAGAAGTCGCTGGCGCCCAGCTTGATGGCCTGCACGGCGTCGTTCACGGTGGCGTGGCCGCTGATGACGATGATGGGCAGATCCTTGATGGCCTCGTCGCGGCGGATGCGCTCGAGGGCGTCGAGGCCGCTCATATCGGGCAGCTTCACGTCGAAGATGGCCAGATCGACCGGCGACTCGGGGTTCCCCAGGAGGCGCAGCGCTTGGCCGGCGTTTTCGGCCAGGAGCACGCGGTAACCTTCGCCGGCGAGCACCAGCTCCAAGGCGCGGCGGATGTTCTTTTCGTCGTCGACGACGAGGACCGTTTTGGCCCCGGGCACCCCCGAATCGGGCGTTAACGGGTGCCCGGATGATCCAGATGAGCCACTCGTGCCACCTCCGGAGCCGCCTCCGGTATTCCCTGCAGCGGTCATGACTCAGACTCCTCGCGCCTTCATGAACTCGAGAAAGTTGTTGGCCTGAAAGACGAGCGCGCTCTCGGGGTAGCGCTTCACCAAGGTGTTGAACGCGGTGCGGGCATCGTCCCAGCGGTGCATCTTCAAGTACGTCTCACCGAGCAAGAGCAGCGCGTCGGGCAGCAATCCAAACTCGGTGCGCAAGGCGCTCGGCTCGCCGGCGGCCAAGGGGGCGCTCGGGGTGTGGCGGCAGGTGAGATCGGCCGTGAAGTTGCGCAGGGCGTACTGCACGCGGCCGATGGTGGCGTCGAAGTTATTTTTGGCCAGGTAGAAGCGGGCGACCGAGAGCTCGTGGCCGACCAGCTTGATGGTCACCTTCTCGAGCAGATCGCAGATGTGGGCGCTCTCTTTGGCGTCGGGGTAGTCCTGCAGGTAGCTCTTGAGCTCGCGGAACGACTCGAGGGTGGCCACCTGATCGCGCTCTTCGCTGGTCGGGAGCAACACCGAGTCGCTGATCTGGTTGTACTGCGCCTCCGCGATGCGCGAGCGGGCATAGGCCACCTCCGCATTGAGCGAGCGATGGTCGTGGACGAACTGTTTGTAGCCGCGGATGGCCTCGCCGAGCTTATCCTGCTCGAAGTCGGCGTCGGCGATGCGAAGCTCGGCCAATGGTGCATAGCGCGAATACGCGTACTTGCGTTTGACCTCGCGAAACAGGGCCTGCGCCTGGAGCCAGTTGTGCGCCTTGAACTCCTCGAGCGCCTTGTTGTAGTCGCGCTCCGCGTTGGCCGCATACGTGAGCCCGGTTCTGGACTCCGGCATCGGGCAACCGGTCAGGCAGGTCGCGCCCACGGCAAGCAACACCGCCGTCGCCCACGTGGCCAACCTCGGAGCTCGAGCTCGAGAAGAAGCGGCCGATTTTCTTCGGGAGGACGAAGAAGAAGAAGAAGGCGAGGGCGAAGGAGAAGAGGAAGCGAAAGACAGCAAGGAGGAGGACACAGAGGAGGATGAGGGGGGACCCGCGGGGCGCGACATGATGTCGGTCCCACGTTTAGCGCGTTCAGGCATCGGGACGCCAGCGCAGGATCCGCCTTGGGGGGGCGGTACCTTCGCTTTCGGCATGACGCACGAACATACGCATCAGAAGGCGCGTCTTATCCTGGATGTCGTCGGGTGCATCGCCCCCGATATCGACGGTCCCGTCGGCCAGGACATCGACCACCAGGCGGTGCTTTTCCTTGGGGGTGTACGCGTAACCCTCGTATCGGTACGGGGGCGAAAAGGTTTGGGTGGGGGCGATCGCGATGCGGCGCGCGCTGGCCGGTTGGCTGCCGATGGGGATGTTCGAAAGAGACTCGGGCGATTCGGCTTCGGCGCGCGTCACCGCTTCGGGAATGCCGCCGCCGCGCTCCAAAATGAAGCGAATTCCCCGCTCTGGATGCGCACCGACGATGGCCATGGTTCCCCTCCGATCTATTTGACCTTTACCTGGACGAGCGGCAACTGGCCATAGACCTATGGTAAAACCCCCTC contains these protein-coding regions:
- the bamD gene encoding outer membrane protein assembly factor BamD, whose translation is MPESRTGLTYAANAERDYNKALEEFKAHNWLQAQALFREVKRKYAYSRYAPLAELRIADADFEQDKLGEAIRGYKQFVHDHRSLNAEVAYARSRIAEAQYNQISDSVLLPTSEERDQVATLESFRELKSYLQDYPDAKESAHICDLLEKVTIKLVGHELSVARFYLAKNNFDATIGRVQYALRNFTADLTCRHTPSAPLAAGEPSALRTEFGLLPDALLLLGETYLKMHRWDDARTAFNTLVKRYPESALVFQANNFLEFMKARGV
- a CDS encoding sigma-54 dependent transcriptional regulator — its product is MTAAGNTGGGSGGGTSGSSGSSGHPLTPDSGVPGAKTVLVVDDEKNIRRALELVLAGEGYRVLLAENAGQALRLLGNPESPVDLAIFDVKLPDMSGLDALERIRRDEAIKDLPIIVISGHATVNDAVQAIKLGASDFFEKPLARERVLVSVKNVLEAAQTRRALAEVTRLQSQRYEMIGQAPAMGRLFHDIEKVAPTKAGVLITGESGTGKELISRAIHRLSPRTDGPFVKVNCAAIPRELIESELFGHERGAFTGAQARKRGFFEQAHGGTLFLDEIGDMDLVAQAKVLRALQSGEISRVGSEHVMHVDVRVLAATNKDLSKAVERQTFREDLFFRLNVFPIRSPALRERVEDIPLLAAAFMKAFARENGTKEKPIDPEVVRALIARKWPGNVRELKNVVERMAILSGDRVTIADLPEDPHESPFGEEDAPEPAGAESPSILPASPEGDHDHDEHSPSGPPPVPGSYMTLREFREYSERKYIVDTLKLTGWNISRTAVILGVERTNLHKKIRAFAIKRGEG
- a CDS encoding protein kinase, encoding MARLLGVGPVSAAYEVYSGDEGRGEHAVLKLCTVEDKDAQRLFLRGVYAANRFRHPRVVPITQDGVDENGAPFVIRPWLEARSLAAVAAERTLTEHEVLRMGEQLLDALEMAHAHGITHGALTPTNLLLTPNGSVRLCDFAMTPSLSLEGPSGRASHADARDRLAEMRVSAFTAPERSSWQGARATEAGDVWSVGACMYFALCKRSPKGESANDDLLRDLPNISKATVAILHHALNPNPHDRYESAYAMLGDVRRAMSGRRPKLSFAEKPIPSGGYRSLAALTPPLGQPVDAALARIGRPSIADQEVRAIQRRGNVALVLAIVTLVGVATFVMVREKLADQHVRESPAAH
- a CDS encoding CGNR zinc finger domain-containing protein; protein product: MRRQATFAVELVNLATPGERQSHPYEPAKGRTLRRRFSEHLSPPWSAMLADVPKAGARLTRVANALRAAFTAQTPAEAAAVLNVLMRRYRTRPYLTDDFDEPFHLHFHGHGLTAVESLAGELAVGLALMMDTYGQKRFGVCEAHACDRVYADFTRNGSRCYCSDACSARSKMAAYRRRQAGEE
- a CDS encoding MFS transporter, encoding MPTYRALLARKGVVRLFGAAALSRITTSMFGLSVLLAVLHARGSYAAAGSVLTCHALALALCAPVSGRLADRFGPRPALSVAIAVHAMGYVALLAALRANAPFPHLALAAMVTGASTPPASPITRAQWPSRIPADSLRAIYAMDAALNSAAFVAGPLVVAALTLAVSPHATLALAACAKIAGDCLLATSPTLARVAPTASARIEPRAPAGLEPDPRAAPRAHDGRRHGLRRLVGPVAEPQVFLLLGITALDTFGFGAMHVGGAIVAHGEGAAGLLSSALAVGEVAGGLAFGARTWAGTARAQLTALHLATGALLAGMSAVRGFAGLGVLYFACGLLAGARDSLDQMALGDAAPAGYRTETFAWLATFMWTGYGAGTFVSGQLQARAGTTAVYLAAALAGLLAALLATRLRALSPRPA
- the dut gene encoding dUTP diphosphatase; protein product: MVPDLMIAVAHTGPVPVPLPRYQTAGSAGLDLVAALEKPLRIKPLERVLVPTGLRFAIPPQFEGQVRPRSGLAFEHGLTILNAPGTIDSDYRGEVKVLLVNLGAKAVTLLPLDRIAQLVIAPVARAQLVETEALDDTARGHGGYGSTGTS